The following coding sequences are from one Culex quinquefasciatus strain JHB chromosome 1, VPISU_Cqui_1.0_pri_paternal, whole genome shotgun sequence window:
- the LOC119770746 gene encoding uncharacterized protein LOC119770746, producing the protein MSDFTQNLNPAARASTNDDVIGDALLASWQLPVTSFNANSSLARLVDRSSAVSCACVKTVCMCVPEILLCIHRHARQRRPDLPGTSYRFDPAATPTPPKASARQTALGSGTVRPRRNRTAATVTAASLN; encoded by the exons ATGTCCGACTTCACACAGAACCTCAATCCGGCGGCGCGGGCGAGCACTAACGATGATGTTATTGGGGATGCTTTACTGGCCTCGTGGCAGCTCCCGGTCACGTCGTTTAACGCAAACT CTAGTTTAGCGAGATTAGTAGATCGATCTAGTGCCGtgtcgtgtgcgtgtgtgaagACCGTGTGCATGTGCGTTCCAGAAATCCTG CTCTGCATCCACCGCCACGCTCGTCAAAGACGGCCCGATCTACCGGGGACCAGCTACCGCTTCGATCCGGCCGCAACGCCCACGCCGCCGAAGGCCAGCGCTCGCCAAACCGCGCTCGGCAGCGGAACTGTACGGCCACGCCGTAACAGGACAGCAGCAACCGTCACCGCAGCGTCCTTGAAttaa